One genomic segment of Drosophila melanogaster chromosome 3L includes these proteins:
- the CG11905 gene encoding uncharacterized protein, isoform H, which yields MRFLVLSTLLLASLALGQAQQHGGLAVDAYWRTTNIEAWPPGAPVAEKSGKLIAGSAPAQDLTPYGAYQPVLFSAPYYAAYNLPLAYVVQPTIASADQATIASATTTTTTTTTGRPESLADDSSSELEKPEKLQALPAVKTRTTGDLKSDVGLRSAVSKINPEYVIEEIVPVPGKLVISTSGSPRSAKQQLKKAIAPQKMRKQAGGRVPLKVEATGKTSTSSGNFPQIPFGNYFLPYRPEQAQAIQGRKQAALILEPHSKAVVGNGGTAISTPISKAYLKKGVPTNVYFNPESVAIAGVGGKAHATADLELDLFT from the exons ATGCGCTTTCTTGTT CTCTCAACACTGCTTCTGGCCTCTTTGGCACTTGGCCAGGCTCAACAGCACGGTGGACTGGCCGTCGA TGCCTACTGGCGCACAACCAATATCGAGGCCTGGCCACCAGGAGCACCCGTCGCAGAGAAGTCCGGAAAACTCATTGCAGGATCTGCTCCGGCCCAGGACCTCACGCCCTATGGAGCCTATCAACCCGTGCTGTTCAGTGCCCCATACTACGCCGCCTACAATCTGCCCCTGGCCTATGTGGTGCAACCCACCATCGCCAGTGCCGATCAAGCCACCATAGCCAGTGCAACAACCACAACGACCACTACCACAACTGGCCGACCCGAAAGCTTAGCTGATGACAGCTCCAGCGAGTTGGAGAAACCAGAAAAGCTACAGGCTCTGCCTGCAGTGAAGACCCGAACCACTGGGGATCTGAAGAGTGATGTGGGTCTCCGCTCAGCGGTCAGCAAAATAAACCCCGAGTATGTGATCGAAGAGATCGTTCCGGTGCCGGGCAAGCTAGTGATCTCCACTTCTGGGTCACCCCGCTCCGCCAAGCAGCAGTTGAAGAAGGCGATTGCCCCACAAAAAATGAGAAAGCAGGCGGGTGGAAGAGTTCCCTTGAAGGTTGAGGCCACCGGAAAGACCAGCACGAGTTCCGGCAACTTTCCGCAGATCCCATTTGGAAACTACTTCCTGCCCTATAGACCGGAGCAGGCTCAGGCGATCCAGGGACGCAAGCAGGCTGCACTCATCCTGGAACCTCATTCCAAAGCGGTGGTTGGTAATGGTGGCACTGCCATATCCACGCCCATTTCCAAGGCGTATCTGAAGAAGGGTGTACCCACCAACGTTTACTTCAATCCGGAATCTGTGGCCATAGCAG
- the CG11905 gene encoding uncharacterized protein, isoform D, with amino-acid sequence MRFLVLSTLLLASLALGQAQQHGGLAVEIQKQRLVKFPEDFEPNAATPSSEKADEAKRILEQIAKVNEAFGYVKKQPEQPKLPPILDSSQYLFPKPAHQPFHAHQHHFSGSNGQTLLEPSIRAVKLTRNVAGSYNVPPRLRQAIESTSKEEKKAQLYFRPKQVEVPKPSSEQEAQQLPAHFVVPVHLYKLNKEEYLKEHASQEYKIKGYKIIGDVDSFYGKAKAGRKQGKTTPKYHLFFLPRELALNEDGTPKRGNSTTIGTTTTKAPVPVNFKEYRLDSREKPVHKPQKIQPTSSPELNSLNRKKVGSTAKPVRLSGKDAEQQIYQGSTSLNIKATSAPVLLSSTLPPSGGLLPNRNRLSPFRMPGMNIAEMQNQTSTAIKNAFQNIFKLPFRPPMAATAGEGPVVVGNVPVKNHSIDSMDYKWEDENEGAGDGMADDVDTIENTAAELDNSASSEKHLFAHKGHHLMHTVSQVATAQESTQKQALREGGIIIQRLKVRRGGIAIAGPGGVATAGSGGTAIVGPGGYALTHPRSLTIAGPGAKVISIPADVDLKDALARTDLETRSFPREGKIVATGPTVYYAPPTGTTTMEADQGAGLETGQFES; translated from the exons ATGCGCTTTCTTGTT CTCTCAACACTGCTTCTGGCCTCTTTGGCACTTGGCCAGGCTCAACAGCACGGTGGACTGGCCGTCGA AATTCAGAAGCAGCGGCTGGTCAAATTTCCCGAGGACTTTGAGCCCAATGCGGCCACTCCGTCCTCGGAAAAGGCGGACGAGGCCAAGCGCATCCTCGAGCAGATAGCCAAGGTTAACGAGGCCTTTGGCTACGTGAAGAAGCAGCCGGAGCAGCCCAAGCTGCCACCGATCCTTGATTCCAGTCAATACCTGTTCCCCAAGCCCGCCCATCAGCCATTTCACGCCCATCAGCACCACTTCTCGGGAAGTAATGGTCAGACCTTGTTAGAACCCTCAATTAGGGCGGTGAAACTCACAAGAAATGTGGCGGGCAGTTACAATGTGCCTCCCAGGTTGCGCCAGGCAATTGAGAGCACCTCCAAGGAGGAGAAGAAAGCGCAACTCTACTTCCGACCCAAACAGGTGGAGGTACCGAAGCCGAGTTCCGAACAAGAAGCACAGCAGCTGCCCGCCCACTTTGTGGTGCCCGTGCACCTGTACAAACTCAATAAGGAGGAGTATCTCAAGGAGCACGCCTCGCAGGAATACAAGATAAAGGGATACAAAATCATTGGCGATGTGGACAGCTTCTATGGCAAGGCGAAGGCTGGAAGAAAACAGGGCAAGACGACGCCCAAGTATCACCTGTTCTTCCTGCCCCGAGAACTGGCTCTCAATGAAGATGGCACCCCAAAAAGGGGTAATTCCACCACCATTGGTACGACCACCACAAAGGCTCCAGTGCCTGTGAACTTCAAGGAATATCGTTTGGACTCCCGCGAGAAGCCCGTGCATAAGCCACAGAAGATTCAGCCCACTTCGTCACCGGAATTAAATTCTTTGAACAGAAAGAAGGTTGGTTCCACAGCGAAACCCGTTCGCTTGAGTGGAAAGGATGCTGAACAGCAAATCTACCAGGGATCCACATCCCTTAATATCAAGGCTACATCTGCGCCTGTCCTGTTGAGTTCTACTTTACCACCATCTGGTGGCTTGCTGCCCAATCGGAATCGCTTAAGTCCATTCCGCATGCCCGGAATGAATATAGCTGAGATGCAGAATCAGACCTCGACTGCCATCAAGAATGcctttcaaaacattttcaagcTCCCCTTCCGACCTCCAATGGCGGCCACAGCTGGAGAAGGTCCTGTGGTTGTTGGCAATGTTCCTGTGAAGAATCACTCAATCGATTCGATGGATTATAAATGGGAGGATGAAAACGAGGGCGCCGGCGATGGGATGGCCGATGATGTGGATACCATTGAGAACACAGCCGCGGAACTGGACAACAGTGCCTCCTCAGAGAAGCACTTGTTTGCTCACAAGGGCCATCACCTGATGCACACTGTGAGCCAGGTGGCCACCGCTCAGGAAAGCACCCAAAAGCAGGCATTGCGCGAAGGAGGAATCATCATTCAGCGGCTAAAGGTTCGCAGGGGCGGCATCGCTATCGCAGGACCCGGGGGCGTGGCCACGGCGGGCAGCGGAGGAACGGCGATTGTTGGTCCCGGTGGCTATGCTCTCACCCATCCACGGAGTCTCACCATCGCCGGTCCCGGGGCCAAGGTGATCTCCATACCGGCAGATGTGGACCTTAAAGATGCCCTGGCACGCACCGATCTGGAGACGAGAAGTTTTCCGCGAGAGGGAAAGATAGTGGCTACAGGACCAACGGTCTACTATGCTCCACCCACGGGCACAACAACCATGGAGGCGGATCAGGGGGCGGGGCTGGAGACGGGCCAGTTCGAGTCCTAA